From Acinetobacter sp. ASP199, the proteins below share one genomic window:
- a CDS encoding GGDEF domain-containing protein, with translation MNTLRSEQISKHLYWAMSVIILCLLFICIPLIVNSTQSYLKAVRNSDELHALQEVAILANKISKERAPANKVLSSTPEEIQQRQSELEIYRKEVDQQFEHTAKVLQQVGFPHLSQRLESTVRPSLEQGRLQIDSYAKIPWEQRNAQALDQAIDAMFKAWDSCRTILKGVVIASNTTSTSQNNFISQILFLSDLRDQAGRAASTIMAYVTFEQPLPAANLTRAIQVQYQIHYLWDLIGTLQPEQDKTEEFKQLHNAVDTVFIQKGLPIVSSLMEESVQQVPYHLTGTELTNAMVDKFVTVVDLQSYLLDYSNQVTEREKSSHLQQLLWTILLSLVSLGAAIATMIFARKSVFQPLIEARQILFTLSDNSNTQPLSSNTHSKSESLFTAIQKLQQMLQQRDALEFRLKNIAHSDPLTGLANRFALEEYTRFLESHPSQFSQTCLMIIDIDHFKQVNDQYGHIIGDKVIQFVAQCLKDNVRTSDLLVRYGGDEFLVLIENIDLDNARKIADKIRSEVDDAYILSEAGDQIQVSVSVGVAIGAQSWISLFTKADKALFMAKGLGRNAVADV, from the coding sequence ATGAATACTCTGCGCTCTGAACAAATCAGTAAACATCTTTATTGGGCAATGTCTGTCATTATTCTATGTTTGCTGTTCATTTGTATTCCTCTCATTGTTAATAGCACCCAAAGTTACCTTAAAGCAGTGCGTAATTCTGATGAATTACATGCCTTGCAAGAAGTCGCAATTCTGGCCAATAAGATTTCCAAGGAACGGGCACCTGCCAATAAAGTCCTTTCCAGTACTCCGGAAGAGATCCAACAACGACAATCTGAACTCGAAATTTATCGTAAAGAAGTCGACCAGCAGTTCGAGCATACGGCAAAAGTATTACAACAAGTGGGTTTCCCACATTTAAGTCAACGTTTGGAAAGTACGGTTCGACCAAGTCTGGAGCAGGGACGTTTACAGATCGATAGTTATGCAAAAATTCCTTGGGAACAGCGTAATGCTCAAGCACTTGATCAGGCTATTGATGCGATGTTTAAGGCTTGGGATAGTTGTCGTACGATTCTAAAAGGCGTAGTCATTGCTTCTAATACCACCTCTACATCACAAAATAATTTTATTTCTCAAATTTTATTTTTATCTGACTTGAGGGATCAGGCAGGACGGGCCGCTTCTACAATCATGGCTTATGTGACTTTCGAACAACCGCTTCCTGCAGCAAACCTGACCCGTGCCATACAAGTCCAATATCAGATCCATTATCTTTGGGATTTAATCGGCACATTGCAGCCAGAACAGGACAAGACTGAAGAATTCAAGCAATTGCATAATGCGGTCGATACTGTCTTTATTCAAAAGGGCTTACCGATCGTTTCAAGTCTGATGGAAGAGAGCGTTCAGCAGGTTCCTTATCATTTGACCGGAACAGAACTGACCAATGCGATGGTAGATAAATTTGTTACTGTCGTTGACCTGCAAAGCTATTTGCTTGATTACAGCAATCAGGTTACAGAGCGGGAAAAATCTTCTCACTTGCAGCAATTGCTCTGGACAATTTTACTTTCGTTGGTGTCGTTAGGGGCTGCGATTGCGACGATGATTTTTGCACGTAAAAGTGTGTTTCAGCCGCTGATCGAAGCGCGTCAAATTCTGTTTACGCTTTCGGATAATAGTAATACTCAACCTTTATCATCCAATACTCATTCCAAATCTGAATCCTTATTTACAGCCATTCAAAAGTTGCAACAGATGTTACAGCAACGTGATGCTTTAGAATTCAGGCTGAAGAATATTGCTCATTCCGATCCTTTAACCGGATTGGCAAATCGGTTCGCCTTGGAGGAATACACCCGTTTTCTGGAGTCACATCCTTCACAGTTTAGTCAGACGTGTCTGATGATTATTGATATTGATCACTTTAAGCAGGTTAATGATCAGTATGGACACATTATCGGAGATAAAGTCATTCAGTTCGTGGCACAATGCCTGAAGGACAATGTCCGTACGTCTGATTTACTGGTGCGTTATGGTGGGGATGAGTTTCTGGTTCTGATTGAAAATATTGATCTCGACAATGCCCGTAAGATTGCCGATAAGATTCGAAGCGAAGTAGATGACGCTTATATTTTAAGTGAAGCTGGCGACCAAATTCAGGTCTCGGTCAGTGTGGGGGTGGCGATAGGCGCGCAGTCCTGGATCAGCCTGTTTACCAAAGCGGATAAGGCTTTGTTTATGGCTAAAGGGCTAGGGCGTAATGCAGTGGCGGATGTCTAA
- the uvrA gene encoding excinuclease ABC subunit UvrA — protein MSQSHIRIRGARTHNLKNVNLDIPRDKFVVITGLSGSGKSSLAFDTLYAEGQRRYVESLSAYARQFLSQMEKPEVDSIEGLSPAIAIEQKSTSHNPRSTVGTITEIYDYLRLLYARVGTPYCPEHDLPMVAQTVSEMVDAVKALEEGTALMLLAPVVRERKGEYSNLFEQLQSQGFVRARVDGEVMDIDPIPELDKKKKHTIEVVVDRFKVRDDLGNRIAESFETALRLGGDIAILSWMKGEQSDRVFSAKHSCPECDRAVAELEPRLFSFNNPFGACPTCDGLGTRSHFSAEKLIPSPDVSISQGAIRGWDRQRPYYYSMIEKVAAHFGFSLDTPWNELDADTKKKFLYGTGKEKIDLSYVDERGRRHNRVQAFEGILPHLERRYRETESNYVRDDLAQYLSNAACDACGGSRLNEISRHVRVKDKTIAEITKMSIGDAESYYQDLNLEGAKGEIADKIFKEIRERLHFLVSVGLNYLSLSRSAETLSGGEAQRIRLASQIGAGLMGVMYVLDEPSIGLHQRDNDRLLETLVRLRDLGNTVLVVEHDEDAIRAADHIIDIGPGAGVHGGHVIAEGTYDELAANENSLTGRYLSGKLKIEVPKTRVQPPKPDEQIKLMGACGHNLKNVDLTIPLGVMTCVTGVSGSGKSTLINRTLLPLAATQLNGATTLTAEKFDSIDGLQFLDKVVDIDQSPIGRTPRSNPATYTGLFTPIRELFAQTPEAKARGYTAGRFSFNVKGGRCEACEGDGMIKVAMHFLPDMYVPCDACHGKRYNRETLEVNYKGKNISDVLEMTVEDAMHFFDAIPVIHRRLETLNQVGLGYIRLGQSATTLSGGEAQRVKLARELAKRDTGKTLYVLDEPTTGLHFHDIAKLLDILHQLRDKGNTIVVIEHNLDVIKTADWIVDLGPEGGSGGGMIIAEGTPEQVAKSKTSHTARFLKPLLK, from the coding sequence ATGAGCCAAAGTCACATCCGTATTCGAGGTGCACGTACCCATAATTTAAAGAATGTGAACCTTGATATTCCCCGCGACAAGTTTGTGGTGATTACGGGGCTTTCGGGTTCAGGTAAATCATCCCTTGCATTTGACACCTTATATGCCGAAGGTCAACGTCGCTATGTGGAGTCACTGTCTGCCTACGCACGTCAGTTCTTATCGCAAATGGAAAAACCTGAAGTCGACTCGATTGAAGGCTTAAGCCCAGCGATTGCCATTGAGCAGAAGTCGACCAGTCATAACCCTCGTTCAACCGTAGGTACGATTACCGAAATTTACGACTATTTACGTTTGCTGTATGCCCGTGTTGGTACGCCGTATTGTCCTGAACATGACCTACCGATGGTGGCTCAAACCGTCTCTGAAATGGTCGATGCGGTTAAAGCTTTAGAAGAAGGCACTGCCCTTATGCTGCTTGCCCCTGTGGTGCGTGAGCGTAAAGGCGAATATTCAAATTTATTTGAGCAACTACAAAGCCAAGGTTTTGTTCGTGCCCGTGTCGATGGCGAAGTCATGGACATTGACCCGATTCCTGAACTGGATAAAAAGAAAAAACATACCATTGAAGTGGTCGTTGACCGTTTTAAAGTGCGTGATGACCTCGGCAACCGTATTGCGGAAAGTTTTGAAACTGCTTTGCGTTTAGGTGGTGATATTGCCATTCTCTCGTGGATGAAAGGCGAACAGTCTGACCGTGTATTTTCAGCTAAACACTCTTGCCCTGAATGTGATCGTGCTGTGGCGGAACTTGAGCCGCGTTTATTCTCATTCAACAATCCTTTTGGTGCTTGCCCAACCTGTGATGGTTTAGGGACACGCAGCCATTTTAGTGCGGAAAAACTGATTCCGAGTCCTGATGTGTCGATTAGCCAAGGGGCAATTCGTGGTTGGGATCGTCAGCGTCCTTACTATTACAGCATGATTGAAAAAGTCGCAGCGCATTTTGGTTTTTCATTGGATACACCGTGGAATGAACTCGATGCGGATACCAAAAAGAAATTCCTTTATGGCACAGGCAAGGAAAAAATTGACCTGAGCTATGTCGATGAACGTGGTCGCCGTCATAATCGAGTGCAAGCTTTTGAAGGGATTTTGCCGCATTTAGAACGTCGTTACCGTGAAACTGAAAGTAACTATGTACGTGATGATTTAGCACAGTATTTATCGAATGCAGCATGTGATGCATGTGGTGGTTCGCGTCTGAATGAAATTTCACGTCATGTACGTGTTAAAGACAAGACCATTGCTGAAATTACCAAAATGTCGATTGGCGATGCTGAAAGCTACTATCAAGACCTGAATCTTGAAGGTGCCAAAGGTGAAATTGCCGATAAGATTTTTAAAGAAATCCGTGAGCGTTTGCACTTCCTCGTTTCAGTCGGTTTGAACTATTTAAGTTTATCTCGTTCTGCCGAAACACTATCAGGTGGTGAAGCACAGCGTATTCGTTTGGCATCGCAAATTGGTGCGGGCTTAATGGGCGTCATGTACGTTCTCGATGAACCTTCAATCGGTCTGCATCAACGTGATAATGACCGTTTGCTTGAGACTTTGGTGCGTTTACGTGATCTTGGCAACACGGTTTTAGTCGTTGAGCATGATGAAGATGCGATTCGTGCAGCCGATCATATTATTGATATTGGTCCGGGGGCAGGTGTGCATGGTGGTCATGTCATTGCCGAAGGTACATACGATGAATTGGCTGCCAATGAAAACTCGCTGACGGGTCGTTACCTTTCAGGCAAGCTCAAAATTGAAGTACCGAAAACTCGTGTTCAACCACCAAAACCTGATGAGCAAATTAAGCTGATGGGTGCTTGTGGTCATAACCTCAAGAATGTCGATTTGACTATTCCTTTAGGTGTGATGACTTGCGTTACGGGTGTATCGGGTTCAGGTAAATCGACGTTGATTAACCGTACGTTATTGCCGCTTGCTGCAACGCAGTTGAATGGTGCAACGACCTTAACGGCTGAAAAGTTTGATTCGATTGATGGTTTGCAGTTCCTTGATAAAGTCGTAGACATTGACCAAAGCCCGATTGGTCGTACCCCACGTTCGAACCCTGCAACCTATACAGGTTTATTCACACCAATTCGTGAATTGTTTGCCCAAACCCCTGAAGCGAAAGCACGTGGTTATACTGCGGGTCGTTTCTCGTTTAACGTGAAAGGCGGTCGCTGTGAAGCTTGTGAAGGCGACGGCATGATTAAAGTGGCGATGCATTTCTTACCGGATATGTATGTGCCTTGTGATGCCTGTCATGGTAAGCGTTATAACCGTGAAACGCTGGAAGTAAATTACAAAGGCAAGAACATTTCTGATGTACTGGAAATGACCGTTGAAGATGCGATGCATTTCTTTGATGCCATTCCTGTCATTCACCGTCGTTTGGAAACTTTAAACCAAGTCGGTTTGGGTTATATCCGTTTGGGTCAATCTGCAACCACACTTTCTGGTGGTGAAGCACAGCGGGTCAAACTGGCACGCGAGCTAGCAAAACGTGATACGGGTAAAACGCTCTATGTTCTGGATGAGCCGACGACTGGTCTGCACTTCCATGATATTGCCAAGTTGCTGGATATCCTGCATCAGCTTCGTGACAAGGGCAATACCATTGTGGTGATTGAGCATAACCTGGACGTGATTAAAACTGCTGACTGGATCGTGGACTTAGGTCCTGAAGGTGGTTCAGGTGGCGGTATGATTATCGCGGAAGGGACACCTGAACAAGTGGCAAAGAGTAAGACTTCACATACGGCACGGTTCTTAAAGCCGTTGTTGAAATAA
- the tenA gene encoding thiaminase II — protein MSFSQDVWQRNLELYQKTLALPFNQQLAQGTLSRDAFSHYVIQDAHYLLAYGRALAVCAAKAFEADDVIQFSEAAKIAIVVERSLHNGFMQDFGISKAQFENTPLTLACHHYTSYLQATAWAESYPVVLASLLPCFWIYAEVGKDIVDKAAANNPYQAWIDTYAGEDFHTAVRNVIATVDRVAARVDADTLEKMHAAYTHAARLEWLFWDSAFEQRQWPGLD, from the coding sequence ATGAGTTTCTCTCAAGACGTATGGCAACGTAATCTCGAACTTTATCAAAAGACCTTGGCACTGCCTTTTAACCAGCAGCTGGCACAGGGAACATTGAGCCGTGACGCCTTCAGTCATTATGTGATTCAGGATGCGCATTATCTGCTGGCCTATGGCCGTGCACTGGCAGTCTGTGCAGCCAAAGCCTTTGAGGCCGATGATGTAATCCAGTTTAGTGAAGCGGCTAAAATTGCGATTGTGGTCGAGCGCAGCCTGCATAATGGCTTTATGCAGGATTTCGGCATTAGCAAAGCCCAGTTTGAAAATACGCCTTTGACTCTGGCTTGCCATCACTATACTTCCTACTTGCAGGCGACTGCCTGGGCAGAAAGTTATCCGGTGGTATTGGCTTCGTTGCTACCTTGCTTCTGGATTTATGCAGAAGTCGGCAAGGATATTGTCGATAAGGCCGCAGCAAATAACCCTTATCAGGCCTGGATTGATACCTATGCCGGTGAAGACTTCCATACTGCCGTGCGTAATGTGATTGCAACTGTGGATCGCGTGGCAGCGCGTGTTGATGCCGACACTCTGGAAAAAATGCATGCAGCCTATACTCATGCGGCGCGTCTGGAATGGTTGTTCTGGGACAGCGCTTTTGAGCAACGCCAGTGGCCTGGTCTGGATTGA
- a CDS encoding DUF475 domain-containing protein: protein MLKHFGFSIAFSIVCLGLSAYWGYTHGPDAGLQTMLTALTITAILAIMEVSLSFDNAVVNASVLRGWDHFWKMLFLTVGILVAVFGMRLIFPVAIVAVTADMGFMEVVQLALNDPKEYSARLMAHHPEIAAFGGAFLLMVFLNFFLDEEKDTHWFRRVERRLSNLANVPAMSVFIALVALLIMAANVVEEKRLVVTMAGIWGIVIYIGVQVLSHLLGGEPEVDENGNAVRHDENGVPTGVVKAGIGGFLYLEVLDASFSFDGVIGAFAITSDVVIIMLGLAIGAIFVRSMTIYLVEKGTLDAYIYLEHGAHYAIGALAFIMIASGTGVHVPEVVTGLIGVAFIVWAVIASIQYKKRQALHH, encoded by the coding sequence ATGTTGAAACATTTTGGTTTCTCAATCGCATTTTCGATCGTGTGTCTTGGTTTGTCTGCGTATTGGGGTTATACCCATGGTCCTGACGCAGGCCTGCAAACCATGCTCACAGCACTGACCATTACCGCCATTCTGGCGATTATGGAAGTGTCGTTATCGTTCGATAACGCGGTTGTCAATGCATCTGTCCTGCGTGGCTGGGATCATTTCTGGAAAATGCTCTTCCTGACTGTCGGGATTCTAGTTGCAGTTTTCGGGATGCGTTTAATTTTCCCGGTAGCTATCGTTGCGGTAACCGCAGACATGGGCTTTATGGAAGTGGTACAGCTGGCGCTGAATGATCCAAAAGAATATTCGGCGCGTTTGATGGCGCATCATCCTGAGATTGCGGCATTTGGTGGCGCCTTCTTGTTGATGGTATTCCTGAACTTCTTCCTCGATGAAGAAAAGGATACGCACTGGTTCAGAAGAGTCGAACGCCGTTTATCCAATCTGGCCAATGTTCCAGCGATGTCAGTCTTTATTGCACTGGTGGCGCTGTTGATCATGGCAGCCAATGTGGTTGAAGAGAAACGCCTGGTTGTGACGATGGCGGGAATCTGGGGTATTGTGATCTATATCGGGGTACAGGTACTCAGCCATTTGCTGGGTGGTGAACCGGAAGTCGATGAAAATGGCAACGCAGTTCGTCATGATGAAAATGGCGTACCTACTGGTGTGGTAAAAGCGGGTATTGGCGGATTCCTGTACCTGGAAGTCCTGGATGCTTCTTTCAGTTTTGACGGCGTGATCGGTGCCTTTGCGATTACCTCAGATGTGGTGATCATCATGCTTGGTCTGGCGATTGGTGCGATCTTTGTACGTTCCATGACTATTTATCTGGTAGAAAAAGGCACGCTGGATGCCTACATCTATCTGGAACATGGGGCGCATTATGCGATTGGTGCCTTGGCCTTCATCATGATTGCCAGCGGTACTGGTGTGCATGTGCCAGAAGTGGTCACCGGTCTGATCGGGGTAGCCTTTATTGTCTGGGCCGTGATTGCCTCGATTCAGTATAAGAAACGTCAGGCTTTGCATCACTAA
- a CDS encoding MFS transporter, whose amino-acid sequence MMNALERRSTFALSSIFALRMLGLFMIIPVFSVAGQSYEYATPALIGLAVGVYGLTQAILQIPFSLLADRFSRKPLVVLGLLLFALGGAIAAMSDTIYGVIIGRAIAGGGAVSAVVMALLADVTREENRMKAMATMGMSIGLSFVVAFTLGPWLTGLVGISGLFWVTTVMGLAAIAMLLMVPKVTRHHRNFQQGYLKQLKQVLKMGDLNRLHVSVFSLHLLLTAMFIYVPSQLIEFANIPLASHGWVYLPLLVISLFFAFPSIILAEKYRKMRGIFLTAIAGIIVGLLVLIFGFESKYILLTGLGIFFIAFNVMEALLPSWLSKVAPIQSKATAMGVNASSQFLGAFFGGTLGGQLLLLNDTSMGWSILTAVAIIWLLISFGLAQPRYLSSLVLSLPENRQTDEWTSQLLSIHGIEEVVVMPEQQVAYVKVDKQQINDTARQQLTHLLGKEVAI is encoded by the coding sequence ATGATGAATGCCCTAGAACGTCGCTCAACCTTTGCGCTTAGCAGCATTTTTGCACTGCGTATGCTGGGGTTGTTTATGATTATCCCTGTATTTTCGGTTGCAGGACAGTCATATGAATATGCTACGCCGGCACTGATTGGCCTGGCAGTCGGTGTCTATGGTCTGACTCAGGCCATTTTACAGATTCCGTTTAGTCTTCTTGCAGACCGTTTCAGCCGTAAGCCACTGGTTGTCCTCGGGCTATTGCTATTCGCACTGGGTGGTGCAATTGCCGCCATGTCGGACACGATCTATGGCGTAATCATTGGCCGTGCCATTGCGGGTGGTGGTGCTGTGTCGGCAGTGGTAATGGCATTACTTGCCGATGTGACCCGTGAAGAAAACCGCATGAAAGCCATGGCGACTATGGGCATGAGTATCGGCTTATCATTTGTGGTGGCATTTACCTTGGGGCCTTGGTTAACGGGTCTGGTGGGTATTTCAGGTTTGTTCTGGGTAACTACTGTAATGGGGCTGGCGGCAATTGCGATGCTGCTGATGGTACCGAAAGTAACCCGTCATCATCGTAACTTTCAGCAGGGTTATCTGAAGCAGCTAAAACAGGTGCTGAAAATGGGCGACCTGAATCGCCTGCATGTCTCTGTGTTTAGCTTACATCTGCTATTAACAGCCATGTTTATCTATGTGCCCTCGCAGCTAATCGAGTTCGCTAATATTCCTTTAGCCAGTCATGGCTGGGTGTATCTGCCCTTACTTGTGATTAGTCTGTTTTTTGCCTTTCCAAGTATTATTCTGGCGGAAAAATACCGCAAAATGCGTGGCATTTTCCTGACCGCAATTGCTGGAATTATCGTTGGTTTATTGGTGCTGATTTTTGGCTTTGAATCGAAATATATCCTGCTCACTGGTTTGGGGATTTTCTTTATTGCCTTCAATGTAATGGAAGCCTTATTACCATCATGGTTATCCAAAGTTGCGCCGATTCAGTCCAAAGCAACAGCGATGGGTGTCAATGCCAGCAGTCAGTTCCTTGGTGCCTTCTTTGGCGGTACGTTGGGTGGACAGCTTTTGTTGCTGAATGACACTTCCATGGGTTGGAGTATTCTGACTGCGGTTGCTATAATCTGGCTGCTTATCAGTTTTGGGCTGGCTCAGCCACGCTATCTTTCTTCCCTGGTATTAAGCCTGCCTGAAAATCGACAAACAGATGAATGGACTTCACAGCTTTTATCCATTCATGGTATTGAAGAAGTCGTGGTAATGCCGGAACAGCAAGTGGCCTACGTCAAGGTTGATAAACAGCAGATTAATGATACTGCGCGACAACAATTAACGCACTTGTTGGGTAAAGAGGTAGCCATTTAA
- the ssb gene encoding single-stranded DNA-binding protein gives MRGVNKVILVGTLGRDPETKTFPNGGSLTQFSIATSDSWTDKNTGERKEQTEWHRIVLHNRLGEIAQQYLRKGSKVYIEGSLRTRQWTDQSGQERYTTEIRGEQMQMLDSGRPQQGEQSDNGGFAQPRFNNNQGGYGNNNAGQQGYNAPQQGGFNNAPAGGSGYGNNNPSGFAPKSAPAPVAAPAADLDDDLPF, from the coding sequence ATGCGTGGTGTAAATAAGGTTATTTTAGTAGGTACTTTAGGTCGAGATCCTGAAACAAAAACTTTCCCGAATGGGGGTTCTCTCACTCAATTCTCTATCGCGACCAGTGATTCGTGGACGGATAAGAACACCGGTGAGCGTAAAGAGCAAACCGAATGGCACCGCATTGTGCTGCATAACCGTTTAGGTGAAATTGCACAGCAGTATCTACGTAAAGGTTCTAAAGTATATATCGAAGGTTCACTACGTACCCGTCAGTGGACAGACCAAAGTGGTCAAGAGCGTTACACCACAGAAATCCGTGGTGAGCAGATGCAAATGCTGGATTCTGGTCGCCCTCAACAAGGTGAGCAGTCAGATAATGGCGGCTTTGCACAGCCACGTTTTAACAATAACCAGGGCGGCTATGGCAATAACAATGCTGGTCAACAGGGTTATAACGCACCACAGCAAGGTGGCTTCAATAATGCACCTGCGGGTGGCAGTGGCTATGGCAATAACAACCCAAGCGGTTTTGCGCCAAAATCTGCACCAGCGCCAGTTGCAGCACCAGCAGCAGACCTGGATGATGACTTACCGTTCTAA
- a CDS encoding hotdog fold domain-containing protein, with protein MSQALKIWKTFQKKPGGKYIFSRLLCLKIPYFSTISPLLETLAPYYCEVSMKKHAAVLNHLDTIHAIAICNLAELAAGTMTDASVPKTYSWILKGMQVEYLKKATTDLRAIATPADLNVEWHEITEYQVNVEVLDTAQEIVCRALITMWVSPKKKKINKRALKKPVG; from the coding sequence ATGAGCCAGGCTCTAAAAATATGGAAAACCTTTCAAAAAAAACCTGGTGGTAAATATATATTTTCCAGATTGCTTTGCCTAAAAATACCTTATTTCAGCACTATTTCCCCGCTGCTCGAAACACTTGCTCCGTATTATTGCGAAGTGAGCATGAAGAAACATGCTGCCGTACTCAATCATCTAGATACCATCCATGCGATTGCCATATGCAATCTGGCTGAACTAGCTGCAGGTACCATGACCGATGCCAGCGTCCCCAAAACCTACTCCTGGATTCTGAAAGGTATGCAGGTCGAGTATCTTAAAAAAGCAACCACCGATTTAAGAGCAATTGCCACACCAGCAGACTTGAATGTTGAATGGCATGAAATCACTGAATATCAGGTTAATGTGGAAGTTCTAGATACGGCGCAAGAAATCGTGTGCCGTGCCCTCATCACAATGTGGGTATCTCCTAAAAAGAAGAAAATAAATAAGCGCGCTTTAAAAAAACCCGTCGGCTGA
- a CDS encoding TetR/AcrR family transcriptional regulator, producing MDVLEGSYPGARLALKRQILNCALQEFLHSGIAATTIEMIRDRAETSVGAIYHHFHHKDGIVAALYLAALKDQSSRRLDALSQVKSAEQGIHAIIKSYIDWVIRYPDFARFLYAAHHVVHTSELRQDLEQRTSQRNQDLKKWMAQQPDAACLQAVPPALLTSLVIGATESYCRAWLAGRVKDFPQQHAAALARSVWDSLQHFSQ from the coding sequence ATGGATGTATTGGAAGGGAGTTATCCAGGAGCACGCTTGGCCTTAAAGCGTCAAATTCTGAATTGCGCGCTACAGGAATTTTTACATAGTGGTATAGCGGCAACGACGATTGAAATGATTAGGGATCGGGCAGAAACCAGTGTCGGCGCAATCTATCATCATTTTCATCATAAAGATGGCATTGTAGCTGCGCTGTATCTGGCAGCTTTAAAGGATCAGTCCAGCCGACGTTTAGATGCTTTATCCCAAGTGAAAAGTGCTGAACAGGGAATTCATGCCATTATTAAAAGTTATATTGATTGGGTTATCCGTTATCCAGACTTTGCCCGTTTTCTCTATGCGGCCCATCATGTGGTACACACTTCAGAGCTGCGCCAAGATCTGGAACAGCGTACCAGTCAGCGCAATCAGGATTTAAAGAAATGGATGGCCCAACAGCCGGATGCCGCTTGTCTGCAAGCTGTACCGCCTGCTTTATTAACCTCTTTAGTAATCGGCGCGACAGAAAGTTATTGCCGTGCCTGGCTTGCTGGTCGAGTCAAGGATTTTCCGCAACAGCATGCGGCTGCTTTGGCGCGCTCCGTTTGGGACTCTTTACAGCATTTTTCTCAGTGA
- a CDS encoding IS5 family transposase (programmed frameshift), which yields MRYEKLNRFSDSEFKRLVGVPRPVFTEMVDVLKKAESLKKKSGRPHTLAIEDQLLLTLNYLRNYNTQLELAAYYHIAESNVNRTIKKVEDALMKSRCFTLPKRSITTADEHFNWVIIDATECSIERPKKNQSKFYSGKKKKHTLKTQVIYHPQSKQIIGIDVSNGSQHDIKLARKTVKKFKHCEYVLTDLGYYGLEQEGFKLLMPIKKKKNLPLFDAEKKYNKMLGKIRVVIEHINSQLKTFRILSERYRNRRKRFGLRINLIAALVNRINLQ from the exons ATGAGATATGAGAAATTAAACCGTTTTTCAGATTCTGAATTTAAGCGCTTGGTTGGTGTACCTCGACCAGTTTTTACTGAAATGGTCGATGTTTTAAAAAAAGCAGAATCTCTTAAAAAGAAATCAGGTCGTCCTCATACTTTAGCTATAGAGGATCAATTGTTATTAACGCTCAATTACTTACGCAACTACAACACTCAACTAGAATTGGCGGCATACTACCATATCGCTGAAAGTAATGTGAATCGAACCATTAAAAAGGTTGAAGATGCTTTGATGAAATCGAGATGTTTTACTCTGCCAAAACGAAGTATTACCACAGCAGACGAACACTTTAACTGGGTCATTATTGATGCGACAGAATGTTCAATAGAACGCCCG AAAAAAAATCAGAGTAAGTTCTACAGTGGTAAAAAGAAGAAACATACACTAAAAACCCAAGTGATCTATCATCCGCAGAGCAAACAAATCATAGGGATCGATGTATCAAATGGCAGTCAGCATGATATTAAACTGGCAAGAAAAACGGTTAAGAAGTTTAAACATTGTGAATATGTTCTGACCGATTTAGGGTACTATGGATTAGAACAAGAGGGATTTAAGTTATTGATGCCAATCAAAAAAAAGAAGAATTTACCTTTATTTGATGCTGAGAAAAAGTACAATAAAATGCTTGGAAAAATACGAGTTGTGATCGAACACATCAATAGTCAATTGAAAACATTTAGAATATTAAGTGAACGCTATCGAAATAGACGGAAAAGATTCGGTTTACGCATTAACTTAATCGCTGCACTGGTAAACCGAATCAACTTGCAATAA
- the ahpC gene encoding alkyl hydroperoxide reductase subunit C yields the protein MSLINTEVKPFNATAYHNGQFIEVSEQDMKGKWSVVFFYPADFTFVCPTELGDLADQYAEFQKLGVEIYGVSTDTHFTHKAWHDTSDVIGKIQYPMIGDPSWTLAKNFEVLIEAEGLADRGTFVIDPDGKIQIIEINAGGIGRDAQELLRKVKAAQYVHAHPGEVCPAKWKEGEATLAPSIDLVGKI from the coding sequence ATGAGTTTAATCAATACTGAAGTTAAGCCATTTAATGCAACTGCTTACCACAATGGTCAATTTATTGAAGTGTCTGAGCAGGATATGAAAGGCAAATGGTCTGTTGTATTCTTCTATCCTGCTGACTTCACTTTCGTTTGTCCAACAGAATTAGGCGATCTTGCTGATCAATATGCTGAATTCCAGAAACTGGGCGTAGAAATCTACGGTGTATCTACTGATACGCACTTCACCCATAAAGCTTGGCATGACACGTCTGACGTGATCGGTAAAATCCAATATCCAATGATCGGCGATCCAAGCTGGACTCTGGCGAAAAACTTTGAAGTGCTAATCGAAGCTGAAGGCCTAGCTGACCGCGGTACTTTCGTGATCGACCCAGACGGTAAAATCCAGATCATTGAAATCAATGCAGGTGGTATCGGTCGTGATGCGCAAGAACTGCTTCGTAAGGTAAAAGCAGCTCAGTACGTACACGCTCATCCAGGTGAAGTATGTCCTGCAAAATGGAAAGAAGGCGAAGCAACGCTTGCTCCTTCAATTGACCTGGTCGGTAAAATCTAA